The following proteins are encoded in a genomic region of Stutzerimonas stutzeri:
- a CDS encoding aldehyde dehydrogenase, translating into MTTLTANDWEQRARALHIEGRAFIDGHYRDAVGGAVFDNISPVDGRQLARIASCTGEDAELAVTAARDSFERGDWAHRAPAERKRVLIAFADRLLAHAEELALLETLDMGKPIGDSLSIDVPAAANVIRWSAEAIDKVYGEVAATPHDQLGLITREPVGVVAAIVPWNFPLMMACWKLGPALATGNSVVLKPSEKSPLTAIRIAQLALDAGIPAGVFNVLPGYGHTVGSALARHMDVDTLVFTGSTRVAKQLMIDAGQSNMKRVWLEAGGKSPNIVFADAPDLEAAAEAAAAAIAFNQGEVCIAGSRLLVERSIKDRFLPLVVAALQRWQPGHPLDPNTRIGALVDGGHLDTVLGFIQAGRDEGAVLMSGGQRALQDTGGSYVEPTLFDGVTNAMRIAREEIFGPVLSVIAFDNDEEAVNIANDTPYGLAAAVWTADLSRAHRTARALRAGSVWINQYDGGDMTAPFGGYKQSGNGRDKSLHAFDKYTELKATWIKL; encoded by the coding sequence ATGACCACCCTGACCGCAAACGATTGGGAACAGCGCGCCCGCGCGCTGCACATCGAAGGCCGTGCGTTCATCGATGGGCACTACCGTGACGCCGTGGGCGGCGCGGTGTTCGACAACATCAGCCCCGTCGATGGCCGCCAGCTGGCCCGCATCGCCAGTTGCACCGGCGAAGATGCGGAGCTGGCGGTAACGGCCGCGCGCGACAGCTTCGAGCGCGGCGACTGGGCGCATCGCGCGCCGGCAGAGCGCAAGCGCGTGCTGATCGCGTTCGCCGATCGTTTGCTCGCCCACGCCGAAGAGCTGGCGCTGCTCGAGACCCTGGACATGGGCAAGCCCATCGGCGATTCGCTGAGCATCGATGTGCCGGCGGCGGCCAACGTGATTCGCTGGAGCGCCGAAGCCATCGACAAGGTCTACGGCGAGGTCGCAGCGACGCCTCACGACCAGCTTGGTTTGATCACCCGCGAGCCGGTCGGTGTGGTGGCGGCGATCGTGCCCTGGAACTTCCCGCTGATGATGGCCTGCTGGAAACTCGGACCGGCCCTGGCGACCGGCAATTCGGTGGTGCTCAAGCCCTCGGAGAAGTCGCCGCTTACCGCCATACGCATCGCCCAGCTGGCGCTCGATGCCGGCATTCCGGCTGGCGTCTTCAACGTGCTGCCCGGCTATGGCCACACCGTCGGCAGCGCGCTGGCGCGGCACATGGACGTCGACACGCTGGTGTTCACCGGCTCGACCCGGGTCGCCAAGCAACTGATGATCGATGCCGGTCAGTCGAACATGAAACGGGTCTGGCTCGAAGCCGGCGGCAAGAGCCCGAACATCGTCTTCGCCGATGCACCGGATCTCGAGGCGGCGGCCGAGGCGGCGGCCGCGGCCATCGCCTTCAACCAGGGAGAGGTGTGCATCGCCGGCTCGCGGTTGCTGGTGGAGCGCTCGATCAAGGATCGCTTCCTGCCGCTGGTGGTCGCCGCGTTGCAACGCTGGCAGCCGGGGCACCCGCTGGACCCGAACACACGCATCGGCGCGTTGGTCGACGGCGGGCATCTGGACACCGTGCTCGGTTTCATCCAGGCGGGACGGGACGAGGGCGCCGTGCTCATGAGCGGTGGCCAGCGCGCCCTGCAGGACACCGGCGGCAGCTATGTCGAGCCGACGCTGTTCGACGGGGTGACCAACGCCATGCGCATCGCTCGCGAAGAAATCTTCGGTCCGGTGCTGTCGGTGATCGCCTTCGACAACGATGAGGAGGCGGTGAACATCGCCAACGACACCCCCTATGGCCTGGCCGCCGCGGTGTGGACCGCCGATCTCTCGCGGGCCCATCGCACCGCCCGCGCGTTGCGTGCCGGCAGCGTCTGGATCAACCAGTACGATGGGGGCGACATGACTGCGCCGTTTGGTGGCTACAAGCAGTCGGGTAACGGTCGGGACAAGTCCTTGCATGCCTTCGACAAGTACACCGAGCTGAAGGCTACCTGGATCAAGCTCTAG
- a CDS encoding glutamine synthetase family protein encodes MSVSPRVIQLNEANSFLKEHPEIQYVDLLIADMNGIVRGKRVERASLHKVYENGIKLPASLFALDINGTTVESTGLGMDIGDADRVCYPIPDTLSPEPWQKRPTAQLLMTMHELDGTPFFADPREVLRQVVQRFDELGLTICAAFELEFYLIDQDNVNGRPQPPRSPLSGKRPISTQVYLIDDLDEYSDCLQDILEAAREQALPADAIVKESAPAQFEVNLHHAEDAIKACDHAVLLKRLIKNVAYDHEMDTTFMAKPYPGQAGNGLHVHISLLDKKTGKNIFATDDPEQHAPLRHAVAGILETMPASMAFLCPNVNSYRRFGAQFYVPNAPSWGLDNRTVAVRVPTGSSEAIRIEHRVAGADANPYLMMAAILAGIHHGLTNELDPGPAVEGNAYEQLEQALPTNLRDALRELDDSEVLNKYISPDYIDIFVACKEAEMAEFESTISDLEYNWYLHTV; translated from the coding sequence ATCTCCGTATCCCCCCGTGTCATACAGCTCAACGAAGCAAACAGCTTTCTGAAGGAGCATCCCGAAATCCAGTACGTCGATTTGCTGATCGCGGACATGAACGGGATCGTCCGTGGCAAGCGCGTCGAGCGAGCAAGCTTGCACAAGGTGTACGAGAACGGGATCAAGCTGCCCGCCTCGCTATTCGCCCTGGACATCAACGGCACCACGGTGGAAAGCACCGGTCTGGGCATGGACATCGGCGATGCCGACCGCGTGTGCTATCCGATCCCCGACACGCTGAGCCCCGAGCCTTGGCAGAAGCGTCCGACCGCCCAATTGCTCATGACCATGCACGAGCTGGACGGCACGCCGTTCTTCGCCGACCCGCGTGAAGTGCTGCGTCAGGTCGTGCAGCGCTTCGATGAGCTGGGGCTGACGATCTGCGCGGCGTTCGAGCTCGAGTTCTACCTGATCGATCAGGACAACGTGAACGGCCGGCCGCAACCGCCGCGCTCTCCGCTGTCCGGCAAGCGGCCGATATCCACCCAGGTGTACCTGATCGACGACCTCGACGAGTATTCCGACTGCCTGCAGGACATCCTCGAAGCCGCGCGGGAGCAGGCGTTGCCGGCCGACGCCATCGTCAAGGAGAGTGCCCCGGCGCAGTTCGAGGTCAACCTGCACCACGCCGAGGACGCCATCAAGGCCTGCGACCATGCCGTGCTGCTCAAGCGCCTGATCAAGAACGTCGCCTACGACCACGAGATGGACACCACCTTCATGGCCAAGCCCTATCCCGGCCAGGCCGGCAACGGGCTGCATGTGCACATCTCGCTGCTGGACAAGAAGACCGGGAAGAACATCTTCGCCACTGACGATCCGGAGCAGCACGCGCCGCTGCGCCATGCGGTGGCCGGGATCCTCGAAACCATGCCGGCGTCGATGGCCTTCCTTTGCCCCAACGTCAACTCCTACCGCCGTTTCGGTGCCCAGTTCTACGTGCCCAACGCCCCGAGCTGGGGGCTGGACAACCGCACGGTCGCGGTGCGCGTGCCCACCGGCAGCAGCGAGGCGATCCGCATCGAACACCGGGTGGCCGGCGCCGACGCCAACCCGTACCTGATGATGGCCGCGATACTCGCCGGCATTCACCACGGCCTGACCAACGAGCTCGATCCGGGGCCCGCGGTGGAGGGCAACGCCTACGAACAGCTCGAGCAGGCCCTGCCGACCAACCTGCGCGACGCCTTGCGCGAACTGGACGACAGCGAGGTGCTGAACAAGTACATCAGCCCCGATTACATCGACATTTTTGTCGCCTGCAAGGAGGCGGAAATGGCGGAATTCGAAAGCACCATTTCCGACCTGGAATACAACTGGTACCTGCACACGGTCTGA
- a CDS encoding LysR family transcriptional regulator, whose translation MQYQITHADLSLVLALVRGRTLAKAAELLQVDVSTVFRALRKLEANLEVALFEKNRRGYTPTQGGQALAEQAERAEQALETARIALTLGEKTISGTVRLTCTDAVLRSLLIPVLSELMTRYPAISLELATSNAFASLSRRDADIALRLSNAPPEHLAGRRLSKSSYYVCGHPSYQALYQQAPTELAWIAPDDSLSDHVSVAWRLQAHPSVVPRYRCSSISAVGSLVGAGLGVAALPDFLISSLDGTERLSGPLEGCDTDIWLLTRPDSLSLRSVHVFFNELAELLRARLLANG comes from the coding sequence ATGCAATATCAAATCACTCACGCGGACCTCAGTCTCGTGCTCGCCCTGGTGCGCGGACGCACCCTGGCCAAAGCCGCCGAGCTGCTGCAGGTGGACGTTTCCACGGTGTTCCGCGCGCTGCGCAAACTCGAAGCCAACCTGGAAGTGGCGCTGTTCGAAAAAAACCGCCGGGGCTACACCCCCACCCAGGGCGGCCAGGCGCTGGCCGAGCAGGCAGAGCGGGCCGAGCAGGCGCTGGAAACGGCGCGAATCGCGCTGACGCTCGGCGAGAAGACCATCAGCGGCACCGTCCGGCTGACCTGCACCGACGCCGTGCTGCGCAGCCTGCTGATCCCGGTATTGTCAGAACTGATGACGCGCTATCCGGCCATTTCGCTCGAACTGGCGACGTCCAACGCCTTCGCCAGCCTGAGCAGGCGCGATGCGGACATCGCCTTGCGTCTCTCCAACGCCCCGCCCGAACACCTCGCCGGCCGGCGTTTGAGCAAAAGCTCCTATTACGTCTGCGGCCACCCCAGCTACCAGGCGCTGTATCAGCAGGCGCCAACGGAGCTCGCCTGGATCGCGCCGGACGACTCGCTGTCGGATCACGTCTCCGTGGCCTGGCGCCTGCAGGCGCACCCCAGCGTGGTGCCGCGCTATCGCTGTAGCAGTATCTCGGCGGTGGGCAGCCTGGTGGGTGCGGGTTTGGGCGTCGCCGCCCTGCCCGACTTCCTGATCAGCAGCCTGGACGGCACCGAGCGCTTGAGCGGTCCGCTCGAGGGTTGCGATACCGATATCTGGCTGCTCACACGCCCGGACAGCCTGTCGCTTCGCTCGGTCCACGTGTTCTTCAATGAATTGGCCGAACTCCTCCGAGCCCGGCTGCTGGCCAACGGCTGA
- a CDS encoding LysR family transcriptional regulator — MDKLSALQMFVATAEHGNFSRAAEQLGKTPSALTKAVALLEAELGARLFERTTRRMALTEAGHLYLDGARQALLQLQLASEEVESLQRDLCGNLRISAPPSFGPAFLSQVCCGFLTEHPQVHLEVELNDTYVDLMDGGYDLALRDGPIDLPGVIAQPLMENNLLLCASPAYIARKGASVTLDNYQEHDWLIFRHPLINRRFWWVQREHERIRIDQPVPRLASDNYDFLLACLLAGQGLQFVPRWSAAPYLARGDLVEIDALYWREPSAFGPQIYLMYLPHRRNTRKVKVFIEHLKSYCGTHLPGLCQDSAGLAAPIADPA, encoded by the coding sequence TTGGACAAGCTCAGCGCGCTTCAGATGTTCGTTGCCACGGCCGAGCACGGCAATTTCAGCCGTGCGGCTGAGCAGCTCGGCAAGACGCCGTCGGCCCTCACCAAGGCGGTGGCGCTGCTGGAAGCGGAGCTGGGTGCCCGGCTGTTCGAGCGCACCACCCGGCGCATGGCGCTGACCGAAGCGGGGCACCTCTACCTCGATGGGGCGCGCCAGGCCTTGTTGCAGTTGCAGCTGGCCAGTGAAGAGGTGGAGTCGTTGCAGCGCGACCTCTGTGGGAATCTGCGGATATCCGCGCCGCCGTCCTTCGGCCCGGCGTTTCTGTCCCAGGTGTGCTGCGGTTTTCTTACCGAGCATCCGCAGGTGCATCTGGAAGTGGAGCTCAACGACACCTACGTCGATCTCATGGATGGCGGCTACGACCTGGCGCTTCGCGACGGCCCGATCGACCTGCCCGGCGTGATCGCCCAGCCGTTGATGGAAAACAATCTGCTGCTCTGCGCGAGCCCGGCCTACATCGCGCGCAAGGGCGCGTCCGTTACGCTGGACAACTACCAGGAACACGACTGGCTGATATTCCGCCATCCGCTGATCAATCGCCGCTTCTGGTGGGTCCAGCGGGAGCACGAGCGCATCCGGATCGACCAGCCGGTGCCACGCCTGGCCAGCGACAACTACGATTTCCTGCTGGCGTGCCTGCTCGCTGGCCAGGGGTTGCAGTTCGTGCCCCGCTGGAGCGCGGCGCCCTATCTGGCACGTGGTGATCTGGTCGAAATCGACGCGCTGTACTGGCGCGAGCCCAGCGCGTTCGGGCCGCAGATCTACCTGATGTATCTGCCGCACCGCCGTAATACGCGCAAGGTGAAGGTGTTCATCGAACACCTGAAAAGCTATTGCGGCACGCATCTGCCCGGGTTGTGCCAGGACAGCGCCGGACTCGCCGCGCCGATCGCCGACCCGGCCTAG
- a CDS encoding amidohydrolase produces MKLTLTTLLAGAITCASMETIAATDLIIHNAKVYTAESGQPLQQAIAVEDGRIQAVGTNEQILALRQQATEVIDLGGKVLMPGFIDSHAHVVKGGLQRRQANLADENMPVDELERKLRQWRDDGTARRGEFLSVGGVPAAYWDRIDELERRFNHGEWAQVPILLAGGDYHTGWANRALLSRAGIDAAKIASLGPEESATIGRHDDGQPNGFLVDAGLYPVQALLPLASNAELLAALEDAQQHLHSLGITAWMEPLINENPGGDIDNTSVGVLPAYKALAEKGGLTAHVAALLMADSKATPKDLDELDKVRRQFLDIPNLSLPGIKVFADGVAEYPAQSAAVLEPYTNSGKNGELLFDPEGFAQLVDAADARGWLVHVHAIGDRAVRSTLDAIEFARSHRNSGIPHSITHLQLVNPKEFGRFKPLDVIASMQLYWAAADEMSVDLVSPYITAMANQFMYPARSLLKHGATIAGASDWPITTADPWKAIYQAVSRKGPKGVLNEAEAIDREVMFQAYTLNAARALLLDQRIGSLKPGKQADLIVLDRDVFDVEPEALRDTQVVKTYFAGREVFSR; encoded by the coding sequence ATGAAACTCACGCTCACCACGCTACTTGCCGGCGCCATCACCTGTGCCTCGATGGAAACGATCGCTGCCACAGACCTGATCATCCACAACGCCAAGGTCTACACCGCCGAAAGCGGCCAACCCCTGCAGCAGGCCATTGCGGTCGAGGACGGCAGGATTCAGGCCGTCGGCACCAACGAGCAGATCCTGGCCCTGCGGCAGCAGGCCACCGAGGTGATCGATCTGGGCGGCAAGGTGCTCATGCCCGGCTTCATCGACTCCCACGCACACGTGGTCAAAGGCGGACTTCAGCGGCGCCAGGCCAACCTGGCGGACGAAAACATGCCGGTCGACGAACTCGAGCGCAAGCTGCGCCAGTGGCGTGACGACGGCACCGCCCGCCGCGGTGAATTCCTCAGCGTCGGTGGGGTGCCGGCCGCCTACTGGGACCGGATCGATGAGCTGGAACGCCGCTTCAACCACGGTGAATGGGCGCAGGTCCCGATTCTGCTGGCCGGTGGCGACTATCACACCGGCTGGGCCAACCGCGCCCTGCTGAGCCGGGCCGGTATCGATGCGGCCAAGATCGCCAGCCTGGGCCCGGAGGAGTCGGCCACCATCGGCCGTCACGACGACGGGCAGCCCAACGGCTTTCTCGTCGACGCGGGCCTGTATCCGGTGCAAGCCCTGCTCCCGCTGGCCAGCAATGCCGAACTGCTGGCCGCGCTCGAGGACGCCCAGCAGCATTTGCACAGCCTGGGCATCACCGCCTGGATGGAGCCGCTGATCAACGAGAACCCCGGTGGCGACATCGACAACACCTCGGTCGGCGTGCTGCCGGCCTACAAGGCCCTGGCCGAGAAAGGCGGGCTGACGGCGCACGTGGCCGCCCTGCTCATGGCCGACTCCAAGGCCACCCCCAAGGATCTCGATGAGCTGGACAAGGTACGACGCCAGTTCCTCGACATCCCCAACCTGAGCCTGCCGGGGATCAAGGTCTTCGCCGATGGCGTCGCGGAATACCCCGCGCAGAGCGCGGCCGTGCTCGAGCCCTACACGAACTCGGGCAAGAACGGGGAGCTGCTGTTCGATCCCGAAGGCTTCGCCCAACTGGTCGATGCCGCCGACGCGCGTGGCTGGCTGGTGCACGTTCATGCCATCGGCGACCGAGCGGTCCGCAGCACGCTCGATGCCATCGAGTTCGCCCGCAGCCATCGAAACAGCGGAATCCCGCACTCCATCACCCACCTGCAGCTGGTCAACCCGAAAGAGTTCGGCCGCTTCAAACCACTCGACGTGATCGCCTCCATGCAGCTGTACTGGGCCGCCGCGGACGAGATGAGCGTCGATCTCGTGAGCCCCTACATCACCGCGATGGCCAACCAGTTCATGTACCCGGCCAGATCGCTGCTCAAGCACGGCGCCACCATCGCCGGCGCCAGTGACTGGCCGATCACCACCGCAGACCCGTGGAAGGCCATCTACCAGGCGGTGAGCCGCAAAGGCCCGAAGGGCGTCCTCAACGAGGCGGAGGCGATCGACCGCGAGGTCATGTTCCAGGCCTATACGCTCAACGCCGCCCGCGCCTTGTTGCTCGACCAGCGCATCGGTTCGCTGAAACCGGGCAAACAAGCCGACCTGATCGTCCTCGACCGCGACGTCTTCGATGTCGAGCCCGAAGCCCTGCGCGATACGCAGGTCGTGAAGACCTACTTCGCCGGACGGGAAGTCTTCTCTCGTTGA
- a CDS encoding C45 family autoproteolytic acyltransferase/hydolase yields the protein MKLETQVTETKNPQQRGREIGDRWAPQIRHTCALYLDFFSQVDIDPRQVRAIAESSLDALQGWCPELAEELTATAEGAGLPVWQLAALNARTEILAALAEATLGECSTAVYAPDTTDEAPRTLQTWDWHDALVPHGLLLQLTAATGLTVKLFTEFGMLGKIGVNSAGLGLHFNILHHRSDNASGGVPVHAVARRVLEEARNVDEAIELARSARVSASTVLTVFSRHNQRPRAASIEMSPQATALVLPGTDGWITHTNHFLAPELVTGDRTVDDTTHNRLAHVDAQRDAMRVGDLAQRARAFCGAEGEQAPICFHPDLHLAPQERWETLLTVAIDSERGDLLYRTGTPMALAENGYLRF from the coding sequence GTGAAGTTAGAAACACAGGTTACCGAGACGAAGAATCCGCAGCAGCGCGGCCGCGAGATCGGCGACCGCTGGGCGCCGCAAATCAGGCACACCTGCGCGCTGTATCTGGATTTCTTTTCGCAGGTCGATATCGATCCTCGGCAGGTTCGCGCGATCGCCGAGTCCAGTCTGGACGCGCTCCAGGGCTGGTGCCCGGAGCTCGCCGAGGAACTGACGGCCACCGCCGAGGGTGCCGGCCTGCCGGTCTGGCAGCTGGCGGCGCTCAATGCACGCACCGAGATCCTGGCGGCGCTGGCGGAGGCCACCCTGGGCGAATGCTCCACAGCGGTGTATGCCCCGGATACGACCGACGAGGCCCCTCGGACCCTGCAGACCTGGGACTGGCATGACGCCCTGGTCCCCCATGGCCTGCTGCTGCAACTGACCGCCGCCACCGGCCTGACGGTCAAGCTCTTCACCGAGTTCGGCATGCTCGGCAAGATCGGCGTGAACAGCGCCGGGCTCGGCCTGCACTTCAACATCCTGCATCACCGCAGCGACAACGCCAGTGGCGGCGTTCCCGTGCATGCGGTCGCCCGCCGCGTCCTGGAAGAAGCGCGCAACGTGGACGAGGCCATCGAACTGGCTCGCTCGGCGCGGGTCAGCGCCTCGACCGTGCTGACCGTGTTCAGCCGGCACAACCAGCGTCCGCGCGCGGCCAGTATCGAGATGTCGCCCCAGGCCACCGCGCTGGTCTTGCCGGGCACCGATGGCTGGATCACCCACACCAACCACTTCCTGGCGCCCGAGCTGGTGACCGGTGATCGCACCGTCGACGACACGACCCATAACCGTCTGGCTCATGTAGACGCCCAGCGCGATGCGATGCGCGTGGGCGATCTGGCGCAACGAGCCCGCGCCTTCTGCGGCGCCGAAGGCGAGCAGGCACCGATCTGCTTCCATCCGGACCTGCACCTGGCCCCGCAGGAGCGCTGGGAAACGCTGCTCACCGTCGCCATCGATAGCGAGCGTGGCGACCTGCTCTATCGCACCGGGACACCCATGGCCCTCGCCGAGAACGGCTACTTGCGCTTTTGA
- a CDS encoding MFS transporter, with protein sequence MADQSGTGGPTAIRTFFVSGMGTALEFYDFVIYGVAAALVFPTVFFPDLPPLTATLVAFAAFGAGFFARPLGGVVFGHYGDRIGRQKALVITLLLMGTSTLLIGCLPTFADIGPAAPVLLVLLRLIQGFAAGGEWGGAALFGIESAPPGKRGLWGSFTSMGIGIGGILGSLMFALVGMAYDDNLTDFAWRIPFWLGGVLVLIGLYARLQNPSQEQHKPREKARIPLVAALRARPREMLLCTGIAFGYVTIAYIGSTFFLAYATQVGYGSTEALLFDISMSVAIVFTAPLFAALSDRLGRRPVMVFGAVILAAGLFAFFTLVGLRSLPAACAAYVMVGALMGATQGPIPAFLAEQFPKTMRYSGMSAAYQIGAALGGGTASSAATAILIASDHNPFGVALYGTLALSIVAVCSWLLRETAHLDMAEVDAAPAERNGSILPANLI encoded by the coding sequence ATGGCTGATCAATCTGGAACGGGCGGGCCTACCGCCATACGCACCTTTTTCGTGTCAGGGATGGGAACGGCACTGGAGTTCTACGACTTCGTCATCTACGGCGTGGCTGCCGCGCTCGTGTTCCCGACGGTATTTTTCCCTGACCTGCCCCCGCTCACGGCGACCCTGGTCGCCTTCGCCGCGTTCGGCGCGGGCTTTTTCGCGCGCCCATTGGGCGGCGTCGTCTTCGGCCACTACGGTGACCGCATCGGCAGGCAGAAAGCATTGGTCATCACCCTGCTGCTGATGGGTACCAGCACGCTGCTGATCGGCTGCCTGCCGACATTCGCCGATATCGGCCCGGCGGCGCCCGTCTTGCTGGTGCTGCTGCGCCTCATCCAGGGTTTTGCCGCCGGTGGCGAATGGGGTGGCGCGGCGCTCTTCGGCATCGAGTCGGCACCGCCGGGCAAACGTGGCCTGTGGGGCAGCTTCACCAGCATGGGTATCGGGATCGGCGGCATCCTCGGCTCGCTGATGTTCGCCCTGGTCGGCATGGCCTACGACGACAACCTGACCGACTTCGCCTGGCGGATTCCCTTCTGGCTGGGCGGCGTGCTGGTCCTGATCGGCTTGTATGCGCGGCTGCAGAACCCCAGCCAGGAACAGCACAAGCCCCGCGAAAAGGCACGCATCCCGCTGGTTGCCGCGTTGCGCGCGCGGCCACGCGAGATGCTGCTGTGCACCGGCATCGCGTTCGGCTACGTCACCATCGCCTACATCGGCAGCACCTTCTTCCTGGCGTATGCGACGCAGGTCGGCTATGGCAGCACCGAAGCCCTGCTGTTCGATATTTCGATGTCCGTCGCCATCGTCTTCACCGCGCCGCTGTTCGCTGCGCTGTCGGACCGCCTCGGGCGCCGGCCGGTGATGGTGTTCGGCGCCGTGATACTCGCCGCCGGGCTGTTCGCCTTCTTCACCCTGGTCGGCTTGCGCAGCCTGCCCGCCGCCTGCGCCGCCTACGTCATGGTCGGTGCGCTGATGGGCGCCACGCAGGGACCGATTCCGGCGTTCCTGGCCGAGCAGTTCCCCAAGACCATGCGTTACTCGGGCATGTCGGCGGCCTACCAGATCGGCGCCGCGCTCGGTGGCGGAACCGCCTCGAGCGCAGCGACCGCGATCCTCATCGCCAGCGATCACAACCCCTTTGGCGTGGCCCTGTACGGCACCCTGGCGCTGTCCATCGTGGCCGTCTGCTCATGGTTGCTGCGCGAAACCGCGCATCTCGACATGGCCGAGGTGGACGCCGCCCCGGCCGAACGCAACGGCAGCATCCTGCCAGCGAACCTCATCTAG
- a CDS encoding TorF family putative porin, whose translation MKHILLLPLASLLCASAASAVEINDDLFLEAKVGLYSDYRTRGVSQTQNDPALQGSATLIHSSGWYAGAWSSNVDFGDGIDTRQEIDLYAGYFWQISDDASLDLSYIKYLYPRHSGFDYDEYHAELSAYGMFLGGNYADDMGGDQSYLYSYLGYRTELPAELGLEVRYGRVDYKDPVFFTANGGERESYREWQIEVSRAFKGLDWSLGYVDTSLGKDECASFNGFDDVCSATLVVGVSKTF comes from the coding sequence ATGAAGCACATCCTATTGCTACCCCTTGCAAGCCTGCTCTGCGCATCGGCCGCCAGTGCCGTCGAGATCAACGACGATCTGTTTCTGGAAGCCAAGGTGGGCCTGTACAGCGACTACCGCACGCGCGGCGTGTCACAGACGCAGAACGACCCCGCCCTGCAGGGCTCGGCAACGCTCATTCACAGCAGCGGCTGGTACGCGGGAGCCTGGTCGTCCAACGTGGATTTCGGCGACGGAATCGACACGCGCCAGGAGATCGACCTCTACGCAGGCTACTTCTGGCAGATCAGCGACGACGCGAGCCTGGACCTCTCCTACATCAAGTACCTGTATCCGCGACACAGCGGCTTCGACTACGACGAGTACCACGCGGAACTCAGCGCCTACGGGATGTTTCTCGGCGGTAACTACGCCGACGACATGGGTGGCGACCAGAGCTATCTGTACAGCTACCTGGGCTATCGAACCGAACTGCCCGCTGAGCTGGGCCTGGAGGTTCGTTATGGACGGGTGGACTACAAGGACCCGGTGTTCTTTACCGCGAACGGCGGCGAGCGGGAAAGCTACCGCGAATGGCAGATCGAGGTTTCGCGCGCGTTCAAGGGCCTCGACTGGTCGCTGGGCTACGTCGATACCAGCCTTGGCAAGGATGAATGCGCCAGCTTCAACGGGTTCGACGACGTCTGCTCCGCCACCCTCGTGGTAGGGGTCAGCAAGACCTTCTAG